One region of Natronorubrum aibiense genomic DNA includes:
- a CDS encoding spermidine synthase — MDLRTAAAYRPTKPELAVFVSGVTSMGLEILAVRIIAPQFGSHIYTVGGILTVVLAALSLGYWQGGKRARGATNREMSWLLLATALYVAVVIYASELLLIQTSTLALPPRYAALPSAIILFGPPTYLLGFISPYAAELSQKVGVGEASGHVYALGTIGSILGSAATTFVLIPAMSIDTIALLFGVILVGTAVALTLPSLPRKPTLASVAVVLLLVAATGAGPIAYDHRGDVVYQTQTAYQELEIVDDGDTRIMYLDGARHSAIDLEDPDRHVFEYTRYFHLPMLMTEDVDDVDRVLFIGGGGYVGPQDFEDHYDVTVDVVEIDPGVTTAAEDYFGLEESETMTSHTSDGRQFLQNTDETYDVIILDAYKQDQVPFHLTTVEFMTLVSDRLTDDGVFYANVIAAPNGPASEFYHAQQRTMDQAFPDTYSFRTSESNDIQNIQIVATNHETGFSEADLAARNDGRDLSVDLSEAVDNYMPASDDNDAPILRDDRGEVDSLLDPMLGQRYVVEETEDGSGSSEPPPQSLGGEPLTATLRATDAETPRAVSPAAR, encoded by the coding sequence ATGGATCTGCGGACTGCTGCGGCCTATCGGCCGACCAAGCCCGAACTCGCGGTTTTCGTCTCCGGGGTCACCAGTATGGGGCTGGAAATTCTGGCGGTGCGGATCATCGCACCACAGTTCGGCAGCCACATATACACCGTCGGCGGCATTCTGACGGTCGTTCTCGCCGCGTTGAGCCTCGGCTACTGGCAGGGCGGCAAGCGGGCCCGCGGGGCGACGAACCGAGAGATGTCGTGGCTGTTGCTCGCGACGGCGCTGTACGTCGCGGTCGTGATCTACGCGAGCGAGCTGTTGCTGATACAGACGTCGACGCTGGCATTACCGCCACGATACGCCGCGCTCCCGTCGGCGATCATCCTGTTCGGTCCGCCGACCTACCTGCTCGGCTTTATCAGCCCCTACGCCGCCGAACTCTCTCAAAAGGTAGGTGTCGGCGAAGCGTCCGGCCACGTCTACGCCCTCGGGACGATCGGGAGTATTCTGGGCTCGGCCGCGACCACGTTCGTGCTCATCCCCGCGATGAGCATCGACACCATCGCCCTGCTGTTCGGCGTGATCCTCGTCGGGACGGCCGTCGCGCTGACGCTGCCTTCGCTCCCACGGAAACCAACCCTCGCAAGCGTCGCTGTGGTCCTGTTGCTCGTCGCCGCGACTGGTGCCGGGCCGATCGCATACGACCACCGCGGCGACGTCGTCTACCAGACCCAGACCGCCTATCAGGAACTCGAGATTGTCGACGACGGCGACACCCGAATAATGTATCTCGATGGGGCACGCCACAGCGCGATCGACCTTGAGGACCCCGACCGACACGTCTTCGAGTACACGCGCTACTTCCACCTGCCGATGCTCATGACCGAGGACGTCGACGACGTCGACCGCGTGTTGTTCATCGGCGGTGGCGGCTACGTCGGACCACAGGACTTCGAGGACCACTACGACGTCACCGTCGACGTCGTCGAGATCGACCCCGGTGTCACCACCGCCGCCGAAGACTACTTCGGCCTCGAGGAAAGCGAGACGATGACCAGCCACACGTCCGATGGCCGGCAGTTCCTGCAGAACACCGACGAGACCTACGACGTCATCATCCTCGACGCGTACAAACAGGATCAGGTCCCGTTCCACTTGACGACCGTCGAATTCATGACGCTGGTCAGCGATCGGCTGACCGATGACGGCGTGTTCTACGCGAACGTCATCGCCGCGCCGAACGGGCCTGCATCCGAGTTCTACCACGCCCAACAGCGGACGATGGATCAGGCGTTCCCCGATACCTACAGCTTCCGCACCTCGGAGTCGAACGACATCCAGAACATCCAGATCGTGGCAACGAACCACGAAACCGGGTTCAGCGAGGCTGATCTCGCCGCCCGAAACGACGGGCGTGACCTGAGCGTCGACCTGTCGGAGGCAGTCGACAACTACATGCCCGCCTCCGACGACAACGACGCCCCGATCCTCCGGGACGACCGCGGCGAAGTCGACAGCCTCCTCGATCCCATGCTGGGCCAGCGGTACGTGGTCGAAGAAACCGAGGACGGTTCCGGCTCGAGCGAGCCACCGCCCCAATCGCTAGGAGGTGAGCCCCTGACAGCGACGCTACGGGCGACCGACGCCGAGACGCCCCGCGCCGTCAGTCCCGCCGCACGGTGA
- a CDS encoding universal stress protein → MYDRILVPTDGSDPAAAAIEEAIGLARQNDAELHALYVVEPIPLGGFSAGAEPASAEWGDIVEKQEREGADATAQIAERAGEHGLEVVEAIEHGKPHAQILEYADEHEIDAIVMGTHGRSGADRLVLGSVTEKVVRKSDVPVLTVRRD, encoded by the coding sequence ATGTACGATCGAATACTGGTGCCGACGGACGGGAGCGATCCGGCGGCGGCCGCAATCGAGGAGGCGATCGGGCTGGCACGACAAAACGACGCGGAACTCCATGCGCTGTACGTCGTGGAACCGATCCCGCTCGGGGGGTTTTCAGCCGGCGCGGAACCGGCATCTGCCGAGTGGGGTGACATCGTCGAAAAGCAAGAACGCGAGGGAGCGGACGCGACCGCCCAAATCGCCGAGCGCGCCGGCGAGCACGGCCTCGAGGTCGTCGAAGCGATCGAACACGGCAAGCCACACGCACAGATTCTCGAGTACGCCGACGAACACGAGATCGACGCGATCGTGATGGGCACGCACGGCCGGTCGGGTGCGGATCGACTCGTCCTCGGCAGCGTCACGGAGAAGGTCGTTCGAAAGAGCGACGTCCCAGTGCTCACCGTGCGGCGGGACTGA